In Populus alba chromosome 4, ASM523922v2, whole genome shotgun sequence, the genomic window acacacactagatTGGTGGCCcttgataaattattatttttaatgtagaaaaataaaagagcatATGCTTTTAaactgttttataaaataaaaaaataattacaaatcaaaatattaatacatacatttagttaaataaattatatatactaaaaaataaatagtaaaaaaaggttattaatacttattaaaaattaaaaataaaaagttaaaagataaatatcaattaaaatacatGGTCTCGTAAAACAAACTAActaactaattaaaatataagggaaacaaatattatgcatagtaatattagaaaaatatattataattttacttgaaaagcatttaaaatatatatttcaattagtctcaattaaaattaaaatacgcATCAaactcatatatttaataaattcatttagaaaagaaaattctaaagcaaaaacaaaaaccagtgTGTTAGCAAAAGCCCCTTGCCAGAGTTACTCAACTACGAGAATTAACTTcaatattaatacatataaGGATGttgataatttgattaaaaggAAGAACTCccttcttaaaattaattactcattGTAATGATATCCATATTATATTGCAGATTCTTACGACTGGCTTTTGGAACTCTCAAAGAATCGGTATTCCACTCTAGGTTATCTTTGCAAAGATCCCTTCTTGGTATTTTGTTGCAGGCATTTCCCATTGCTTGGAAATTTACTGGAAGCTTAAGCTATTTATGTGATGTATACTTTGTGACCTTCGGAGAAGAATCTCAATAAGCTGTGAAATCTGTTCACAATACGAACTCAAATTAGAGAATATAGAACAAAGATCTCAGAAAGCTTTCACAATCCAAACATGTTGATAGCTTACCGCATGAAGACCAAGTTCGCTAGATTCAACAAGAACCCATAGCTAGAGGCGAATAGGTCGCTGACCGACTCGGTGATCAATTTACGTCCATCCTTGAAGCAATAACCTTCTATCCCATCTTCAAAAGAGGAATCGATCGCTGTGGGCTAGAATTCTTGACCTGGGTTTTCGAGGCCTCTAGAGAAGGTCTTTTAAGGTGTTTGTCTCACGACATGAAGGCTTGTGCAGAGGCCTGTGGCCGCAATGATATGGTTCTCGTTGTCGTCTTGTAGGTCTGGCTGCGACAACATGCTTCCAAGCAAGCGAGGAAGATGAACTTGGAGCTCAACcttcaaataaaagaacaaaccGAAGGAGAAATTTTACAGCCTCGAGTGTTTGAACAACCAAACTAGAATTAAAGGGTCTGTGTTTTTTTGTGAATTAGGGAAGGtgggttctctctctctcgcatGAGGAGAGAGAATTGTTGACATTAAGAATCAAGAATGGGATTGATTGATAAGAATCGGAATTGTTGGGGGACTTAATTGGTATGATCGACGGGTGGGGATCCAAATGAGACATGCATATAGTACGAGGGGCAGATTTTTCCTTTCCCCTTTTGGTTTTAACACCAACCATTACTAGCAGAGAGGTCTTGAACCCCTTTCTCTCAGTAAGCtcaaacaaaacccaaaatGAGCAAATCGTCCTCTGCCTGTGGCCGCCTCCATGGCATCTTCAAAAGATCTCCCTCCTTCAGACCGCCGGCCGCCGCAACCGCGACCAAAAAAAGAGGCACACTCGAGAAAATGGTAAGCAGGTTCAAGAAATGCTCAGAGTCCAGTTCATTCCGGTCCCGCTACGACATATATGCGATCACCGTCAAACGCTTAATCAAATACAATCGACTCTCCATGATCAACGAGATCCTTGACCACCAAAAGAACTTCCCTGATATGACAGATGAGACCTTCACTGCGcatctcatttatttatatGGGAAAGCCGGCATGTTTGATGACGCCCGCAAACTGTTTGATGAAATGCCCGATTTAAAATGCCCTCGCACAGTTTTCTCATTTAATGCCTTGTTATTGGCGTGTATTAATGCACGCAGGtttgatgagattaaaaaacttCTTGCAGATTTTAGATCTGAGCTGGGAATAACTTTTGACGTGGTTTCTTACAGTATTGCTATTAATGGCTTCTGCAAGATGGGTGATTTGGTGTCCGCTGAAatggtgtttgatgaaatgataaAGAGTGATGTAGAGCCGAACTTGATCACGTTTAATACGCTTTTAAATGGGTTTTATTTGAATGGCAAGTTTGCTGACGGAGAGAGGATTTGGAGTCGCATGGTGGAAATGAATGTTGTGCCTGATGTAAGAAGTTATAATGCAAAGTTGCATGCTTTGGCGTTGGAGAACAAAATGAAAGAAGCTGTTGAAGTAGTTGAGGAAATTAGAGATAAGGGGTTTGAGCTAGATGTGTTTAGTTTCAATGCTTTGATTAGAGGATTTATTAATGGTGAGGATTTGGAAGAAGCTAAGCAGTGGTATGGTGAGATGAGGAGGCATGGTTGCGAGCCGAATAGGGTGACTTTTCAGTTTTTGATTCCCTTTCTTTGCGAGAAGGGTGATGTTGGTTTTGCTGTTGAGATTTGTGAGGAAATTTTTGACAAAAAGTGGCATGCAAGAGCAGAAGTATTGCAGCTTGTGGTTAATAGATTGGTTATGGAGGCTAAGATCCAAGATGCAGAAAAGCTCGTGCAAGATGGAAAGAAACACAAATATGAACTTCTCTTGCCATGAAATTGCTTGCAAATGAGCGGTACAACGGTTTCTGTTAGAGCGCCAGAGCTTGTGGTGAGATGCAGAGAAAGATGTCACTATCTCTTTCTGCTACTTCAAGTTCTAGTCGAGAAGAATAGCAATGTTACTGCTATAAATAACTTATCAATCATTGTTATCATACTATCCAAGTGTTGCATAAGAACCTTCAATTTTATCCAAGTCGGAATACTGCTTTAAGTTCATCGTCATTTACAAAGCCATCAAATTCATTGTTCGTCAATTTCATTATATATGCGGTTTCTTGGGAGGCTGGTGCCATTACAGCCTTGGCTATCAGCTTCTCGGTCATCGAAAATGTTAGTTTTGCCAAAATAAAGTACAATTCTATGATTCATTCTTTTCCCAGTCAAGAAATGGAAGCCCATTAGAGCATTTCAATAGTTCGGTTCTTCCAATCAGAGAAAATTGATCACGAAAGGTTATTTCGATCTTCAAAAAAAGGCTTTGTTATAATTACATGTACTGCGGGTAAACAAGCTACTCAAGTCTCAACTGGGTGTAAGATTATCATACAACAAGAAGTAATAAACATCTTAGCAAATGAACAGTATTTTCTTCAAGAAGCTTCTTTATGTTGTTGTATATCACCAGGCACGCATTGTTCTCTTACAAGCTTGCATCTCATGATTTTTCCTCAAAATCAACATCAATGATCTCAGGATCTGACTTTGAACTCCTGGTCCCTCTACCACCTCCTGAAAAGAAATCCCCAGGCCCTCTGCCTGGAAAGCCCCCCTTAGGCTGCCACACGGTGTTACCACAACCACCACAACGAATC contains:
- the LOC118042833 gene encoding uncharacterized protein, producing MVSRFKKCSESSSFRSRYDIYAITVKRLIKYNRLSMINEILDHQKNFPDMTDETFTAHLIYLYGKAGMFDDARKLFDEMPDLKCPRTVFSFNALLLACINARRFDEIKKLLADFRSELGITFDVVSYSIAINGFCKMGDLVSAEMVFDEMIKSDVEPNLITFNTLLNGFYLNGKFADGERIWSRMVEMNVVPDVRSYNAKLHALALENKMKEAVEVVEEIRDKGFELDVFSFNALIRGFINGEDLEEAKQWYGEMRRHGCEPNRVTFQFLIPFLCEKGDVGFAVEICEEIFDKKWHARAEVLQLVVNRLVMEAKIQDAEKLVQDGKKHKYELLLP